The DNA region ACAAAAAAACGCCCGAAAAATAAATCCGAAAATCCCCATTCCTCCTCCTCAGCCTTCCCCTTCCTTCCTCCCCCATTGATCCCCTTCCCCTGTCCTCTTGTCTCCCAAATCGCCAGCGAGCCATgccgcctcctcccctcccctcgccGCACCTGACCGGCTGACCCCACCTCCCcactgctctccctctccctgcCACCTGGGACCCACCGCCTTCGCCTTCCCGTCGCCACCAAATCCCCAAATCCCCGAGGGAAGAGGAGGGGATTCGTTCGTTGGCTGATCGATCGACCGAtccgccgccaccggcctcccaatccgccgctgccgccatgTTCAACAAGATCATCAAGCGGGGGAACCGCAAGAGCGCGCGCGGGGACAGCGCGGAGCCAGGggcgcgccccgccgcgccctcgtcgtcctccgggggcggtggtggcggcgcggggggagccGCGCCCGTCACCGTTAACCACGCCTCCCGGGCCTCCGCCGCGACGCCGTCCTCGCCGACCTCGCCGCACGTGGCGCCGTCCGCGCTCGCGACCAACCCCGCGGCGGGGGCTgcgtcgccgccgctcctcgAGCCGCTCCCGCTCCTCCGCGatgtcgccgccgccgaccgcccGGGGCTTCTCCTCCGCAAGCTCCGCCTCGTCGCCGCTATCTTCGACCTCTCGGACTCGCTCAAGCATCCGCGGGAGAAGGAGGCCAAGCGCCAGGCGCTCCTCGAGCTCGTCGATTACGTGCAGGCCCCCGCGCAGGCCGCGGGTGCCAACGCGCCCGCGCGCCTCCCGGACCACGTCCAGGAGGCGCTCGTCGCCGCCATCTCCGCCAACATCTTCCGCACACTTCCGCCTGCGCTGCACGAGTCCGCTGCGACGATCGACCCCGGTGCCACACCTGATGACGAGGAGGAGCCCTACCTCGACCCCGCCTGGCCGCACCTCCAGCTCGTCTATGATCTACTGCTCCGGTATGTCGTGTCTCCTGACACCGACACCAAGGTTGCCAAGCGGTACGTGGACCATGCCTTCGTGCTCCGCCTCCTCGACCTCTTTGACTCCGAGGATCCCCGTGAGCGTGAGTACCTCAAGACTGTGCTCCACCGCATCTATGGCAAGTTCATGGTACACCGCCCATTCATCCGCAAGGCCATCAACAATGTGTTCTACCGGTTCATCTTTGAGACGCAGCGCCACAATGGCATAGGGGAGCTCCTTGAGATCCTTGGAAGCATCATTAATGGCTTTGCCTTGCCAATGAAGGAGGAGCACAAGCTGTTCCTTGCCCGTGCTCTCATCCCCCTGCACAAGCCCAAGTCTGTTGCAATCTACCATCAGCAGCTATCCTACTGTATTGTTCAGTTCGTTGAGAAGGACTACAAATTAGCAGATACTGTGATCAGGGGACTGCTCAAATACTGGCCAGTCACAAATTGCCAGAAGGAGGTGTTGTTTCTGGGAGAGCTAGAAGAAGTGCTCGAGGCGACACAGCCTGCAGAGTTCCAGCGTTGCATGGTGCCACTCTTTAAGCAGATTGGCCGGTGCCTTAACAGTTCTCATTTCCAGGTACTGCTTTAATTTATTTGCTGGGTTCTGGCTGAGTATATTTTCATCAGCATGCTTGCATACATTAACAATGGCATTTAGTCAAATGCGCTCCATATGTTTTGTGATATGCTTTTTGAGTGGGTATTACTCCAAATGACTATTTGCATGTGGGGGAAAACAAAGCTATTATAACAAGGCATTGTGTTATCAATATGAAAAATGACATGGCTGTATTGCCATTTGCATGTTCTAACAACCTAGCATAAAATTTCTTGAAGCGTATGCAAATGAGTTTTCAGTCAAGTGTACACCACCATTGAGAGTTAATAGTTTTGAACTTGTATTTGTGGTATGCTCTTTATTGATCACCCATCATAGCTTACTGCTAGAGGTATAGGTTTGCATGCTTCTTGGATGCAAGGTCATTTTGGGGTTTACCGGCTGCTTTGAGAAGTCAGAAACTGCGCTGCAGGGAAAAGAAATGTTTTCATCATTTTGACACATTCTTTCTCATCAAGCTTTTTGCCTGTAATTAGCCAGAAAAACAAGCATTCTTTCTGATACAGTAGAACACACCTCGTAATAACTAATTGTTTCCAAACAATGTAGTAGCAATTTGATAGCTTTCACAGGACAAATGGGCTGCATACAAGAACCAAGGGTAGTCATGAAGTGTTAGCAATATTAATAAGAGTCGTGGCATATATGTATTGAGTTTCCAGTCTTGCAATTTTGAAATATTTTAGAAAACTTGAATGCTATTGGATTGAAGATTTAAGTTGACTTTAGAAAACAATCCCTTTTCCCTTTTGTTTTCTCATGCTGTTGTTTTATGTCACAGTTTATCCAGTTTTAAGTGGACTTTTGTAGCATGTAGATAAGTTCAATAGGTTAAAATAACTTGTTGCCAATGGTAATAATTTTTCTCCAGGTCTCAATCATTTTGTTTTTGGTTGTGTACTATAGGTGTGTAGCTAATTCATCCTTGTGGCCCATATGGTCATATAATATTGGCCCATATGTCGCATTAACTTTTTAATATAGGAACATAACTCTCTGTGCTACTCATGGTTTTTAAGGCGGTAAGGGGAGGCGTGGCCACCCACCCCCTTCAAGACGCCTAGGCGAGTAAGGcgcgtggcgaggcgacgccaTACTCATCCTAATCTAAGATGAAGCAGCATAAACATACCTTGTTGCTGTCAATTCTGAAGCCGAGAGTAGCAAGTGGCAAAACTAAGAAAAATGCAGTAAGGTAGAATCACATGAATCAGTCATCGGGCACACATTCACACAAAGCTACCTTATATAATCCGTATAGTGGAGCAGAGCAGCCAATGCTGTTTGCCTCCCACCTCAGGAAGCACAGCAGAGCAGAGTATATCCATGTCCAAGCTAACCAAGCATAAGCAATAGAGcagaggaagggagaggaagaggTACGTGCATGGCGAGCAGACCgggaggacgaggaggcggAGCAGAGCACAGAGCAGAAGGGACGAGACGACGAGTGCCTGGATGTAGATGTAGGCGGACTGGATTGGTCGCAGGCTCGCAGCAGAGGGATGGAGCTGCTGGACCAAGGTGTGGGCGCAGCTGGACTGAGGCtccgcgccgccggcgaggatTCGGAGAGCCGCCGCCCTCTTCTCCTTTCGTTTCTCCTTCCCTCATTCTGAATCAGTGCGCGGCACAGATGGGGTCGCTTGGGGAGGTGTAGGCGTGCGATTCTTGCTCCCGCTGTTTCTCCCGTGCGCAATTCTTTCGGCTCCCGCACGCGCGACTCCGCGCCGTGCCTCTTTTCCGCGCGCGCAACTTTGCGCCATGCTCTTTGCTCCCCGCGCGCAGAGTCGATTTGGCTCGTGCGGCGTCCGCTGGGCGGAACAACGACGCCAATCATGCCTAGGCGACGACTTTGGACCCCATACACGGGGAGGGCGTGGCGACCGCGACGCCAGGATTGAAATTCCGCCCGGACGCCAAGGCGACGCGTAGGCAATGACTTGAGAACCATGGTGCTACTACAATAAAGCTTGCTGTTCTAGACTACTCTTGTGTAGTTGTAACATTTCTTGTATGCCATTGACTCCAGACCCCACTGTGCCTCCTCATGAAATCAGTTGGTTATAATTATTTGTTCAAACTTCCTCTGTATTGGGTCCAACCATTTTcctctattttatttttaagcATTTCAAGAGCACCAGTACTCTGCGGGTGTTAAATACTCGATTGTGATGCTTGCTGGATACTAATTTACGACAGTTTCTATTCAGCTTGATCATTATGCAAGTATAGTGCACTTTCTTCTTGAATAGTTCGTTAATGCCTCTTCATAGTGCAATACTGAGTGTTGGTTGATAAAGTGCTCCGAGTCATTCTCAACTCATGAAGTTTGGAGTTGGTTTCTAGCTAAACACATCCATTTAATCAACTGTGGCGCAGTAATGTCCTTTTTCATTATAGCGTTTGGTTATACTATTGGAGACTAGATACATGATACGTTTTGCTTGTATACACCCAAGCTATATTGTTTGCACgaatgattgaaattctgtttCTTTggttctacactcaaaccattatACCTTATTTCAATATTGTGGCCTTGTGGGCACCAATACCAGGACCTTATGGAACAATTTGCTGAATGGTCCTTTCTCTGCTTAGTTTCATCTCATCATGTATCTCTGCGCCATGTTCCAATGATGGCTCTTCCACTCAATGATTTCTTTCCTGGTCTTCGCCTATGAAATATTTTTTTCCTACTCCTTTTATCATTTTTATGGATATGTTGACCCTGCTAGGTATATTCTGCAATAAAGAATTTAAAAAAATCAGCTACCCTTGCTGAACAAAATCTGCTCCCTATTGTTTGTTCTGACAAGTATTTCACTATATTAAGCTGCTAGCTCCTGCTACTGTGATACATGACCTCTCCATGTCTGATTCTTTTGCTTGATTATTGATTTTCCTTTGTCAGGTTGCTGAGCGTGCATTGTTCTTGTGGAACAATGATCACATTGTAAGCTTGATAGCCCAAAATCGTGGTGCTATATTTCCAATCATATTTGAAGCACTTGAGAGGAATATACAGAGCCACTGGAATCAAGCCGTTCATGGTCTCACTGCAAATGTGCGTAAGATGTTTTTGGATATGGACAGTGAGCTATTTGAAGAGTGCCAACAGCAATACATGGAGAAACAAGCAAAAGCTAAAGAGATCCAAGAGCAACGAGAATCTGCATGGAGACAATTGGAAGCTGTTGCTGCCAAGGCTGCTGGAGATGACATGGTTTTGGTCAACTAGGTAATATAACCTTCCTGCTTCATTTATTTGTTGGGCTTGTGTTCGTAAGTTGTTTTTAATCTTGTAACCTAAAATTGTATTACTCTGTTTATGTCCTCTTCTTGATGTTCTCCCTTTGTTTTAGCATTTCTGTGAGATGCATTGCCACTTTTTGTACTGCTTACCTTTTGTTTTGACTTGGTCATGGCAGTTGACAAAAAGATGGAATATATCTGTATTGAACTTTCAGTTTATTATGGACATTTATCTTTTAGTATTTTGTGTCAGCATCCATAAGACCACAAGTATGCAAACATCGTTTGAAAGCATGTTTATGCTTCCTCAGATAACTGCTGCTCACTTATCCCATGAGCATCCATGTGCACCTATCGAGATGACAAGTTATCGGTGCCAGTTGCTGTGCACTCATATCAACATTGATGACTTGGGATCACAAGCATCAAGGAAAAAATGTCAGACTGAGTTCAGACACAGTGGTGGTAGTGAAGGCTAATTCTTGCAGAGTTTCTGTGCCTAGTGAGGTCCTGCTATGATTCCGAGTCCGTCCTTTGTTCAGCCCCTCCTTTTCTGTTCCATTAATTTATGAATAATCAGACCCTTGTATTAATCCTTCATTGTTTGCCCTAGTTCCCTACCCACAATTGGGATAATCCAAGTAGAAAAAATGACTGAGCTAGATGTAAGCTTttttcttcctttcttttttcctttttaccTGTTGTCTTTTTGGAGTTATTCAGTTCATTGTATGGAAGTAACAGTATAAATGGAGATAAAAGCTCTTTTAACTTAGTGTGTGGCACGATAGCAATAAAATGGGCTCATATGTAGGAACTGCTTTGATGTTCTGTTGCTGTGGTTGTTTCAGCAATAAAATGGCTTACTTTGCCTTGCGCTGGATTAAGTTTTGGTTACATGCTAATTCGTGGGGAATCTCAGGATGCCGATCATAAGCCTCTTGCATCATCTTCCCCTCCATGTTTAAGGTGTTTTGTGCTATAGGCCTTCGTGTCAGTTTGGATGTCAATGATTCATTTCTGTATAATCAGTTCATCTCCGGTTCCTTCTTATACCCGCTTCATTTATTTCTTGACCATCCAGATATTTTGCAGCTCCTGACAGGACCAGAGCATGCCATCTTGGTCAGACGCTCTTTGGTTGAGTCGAGTAAAACAAATTTAAATCGGTGCAGCAGCCTCTCGAAAACGTGATGCTCACGTGAAAGAAAGTTTGTCGGCAGGGAAATATCGGAGTGCTTGTTCCCATCGCGTTCACGTGCATGGTACTGACCCCTGCAGAAAAAAGAGCGGCCGTGCTCGTGCTCTCATACCGTTTTCTACGGAACGGTCGGCGAGATTTTCTACTGCGATGCATATCGACCATGCGTTTTAGTAGCCGTTAAGTGCCTCCCTAACCGAAAGATAATATTGTTGAAGACAGGTATGGTGTCGTGTCACCAGCAGCCACTTGCATCATGCAACTGGCCAGCTAGCCAAAAACCGAAAGCGACTCAGCCTATTTGCCGCCGTTCTACGCATACTCTGATAAACAAACTGTTCCATCCATTTCAATACAATAGGATGCAGCGCGGTCTCCAAGCATACAATCCCAGGCCAACAAAACTATAGTCTAGGAAAGTGCGTTCAAATATGGATCCGATTGTGCTAATGTagaattttaaaaaaaatctacaAAAGGATAAGCTAATTATTGGCCGTATATCAGAAATTCGAATCTTGTAACGTGTGCGCCCCTTGTAAAAAGAAATGGAGTGCTTCAGCCTCCAGTTCTGCATAAGTAATTGAATATCAGCAAATTCCCAAAACAATTTGACAAATACTAGCATCCAAATTACTTCGCACGAAACCCCAGATACGGCTGTGTACAGTTTCACTACAGTAGCCACATGTTCTCAGTTACAGCAATGCTGGAAACTAGGCAGTCAGAGTTATGTACAGAATCCAAGGTCATACGGTGCTTATGACTTATGAGGGAGCTGATTCAGCCCCATCATGTAGAGCACAACAGACGGTTGCCTTGTGATGTCCCTGGTACACCCTGATTGCCTCTCCAGTCGACATCGTCCACAATCTCGCGGTAGTATCAGATGAAGCTGCATGGCAGAAAAATTCATCTGATTAGCTCATGGATTATATGGAACATAGAGTGATGTAAGCTGTAGTTTGTACCGGTAATCAAATAAGCACCATCAACTGAGAACACGCAATCCCAAACCCAGCGTTGATGACCTGAGAAATTGATAGCCCGCGATGTTTCAAGATCACATTCAGAAAATTTTACAACTTTTGGTTAAATTGTTGGAAACACATTACCTACTAAAGTTCTTTCTAACTTGAAGCCATCAACATTCCAAATCTTTACAGTGTTGTCAGATGATGCTGTTGCAAGATACCTACAAAAGTTCCCAAAAGAGCACGTGGTACTGAGTGAGTTAAGCGATTCTTGAGCTGTGATGAGCAGACGGCGCTTTACAATGGAATATTACTGTCAAATGCATTTTGATAAATGGACAACTATGTAATGAGCACGTTACCTGTTAGGATCGCAGAATTCTGGCGAAAGTAGGCACTTCAGAATGTAGCCATCATGGGCTTGCAATTTGTGGAGGGGTTCAAAGCAGGTAATTGTCTGCGTAATAGACTTCATCAGTTTGAAAATATATAGATCACAAGTGACTGTACGGCAGCTGTTCGGTCAGTATAACTGACTGACCTGTGTACCCTTAAGTAGGCGCCAAACATAACATGTCCCACGGTTATTTGCAGCAACCACCATACTCCCATCCCACATGACTGTCAGAGATCTTACAGCAGTATCCACCTCTGGTACCTGGATAAATGGAATCAACAAATCAATTGTGTTCTTGCGTATCACCTACCCCAGAAGAACCATAATAAGGACTTTTTTGACTCACCAACTCACAGCTGCATGAATTAGCAGCCAAATCCCACACACGTATGTTTCCATTTTGATCACCAGATATTAATTCTTTCTGAAAAATTGGGGATACAATGTTACCAAATTTGAACGGCAAGAAATCAATATAATAGTGCATGGAGAAAAAATGGCAAACGAGAATTATCTCAAGTGCCGGGACATTCTAATAAATGCTATTCAAATTATGTATAAGAAAATGAAGTTTTACAAGGGACTCTGAAGACCAACAGAGGGAGACTTGGGATCTCTTACACAATGGAGTTGCTCATAAAAGTACCTGATCTTTTGCTTAAAGCAGTTAGCTGAAAGCATAACTTCCAGAGGCACAATAACATAAACCTTAGTAGCACAGCACCACAGCACACAGCACAGTTAATATCAACTGAACTTTAATCTTTTAGAGCCACAAGAGAAAAGCTTAACAAAAAACAATGCCCAGGAACTGAAAACTGAACTTTAGCAAGACAATGGAAATAGTAATAGAAACCCGTGTGTGTCATCATTAATATGCCTAGTCAAACTGTATCGCCAACtcttgttttttttaaaaaaaactgtaTCACTAATGGGAAAAATACTACAGACAAAACATGTAAATCAAACCATCTCCATAATTTGTTATAAAGGCTTGTCACATGTTCACTTCACTCTCACTATGGTTAACATCGGGTACCACAACTAAATGTTGAAAGCTATGGATACACAGGGGAAAAAAAGGTTTCAAAGTTGCATGCATGCAGGCGTAATGTGTCAACATATTGCAATACAGGTTTGTCAAGGGAACCGAAAATTCCAGTCATTACCTAAAGACAGTATTGAAGTATACAGAAGATGACAACAGAATAAAATGATTCTAACCTGATTTGGGTGTAGGACTACTGTGTTGACAGCTGCTCGACTTTCATATTCTCGCTGACAAGTCGCAGTCCTGGAACCAAAGATGCACAAGACCAAAGACAAATATCAAAGGCATAAAATGAATTATGATCGGAAGATTAGTAGCATAAGCACTGTACATAAATTAGAAGGCTAATAGCGAATTCTCGTATAGGTGGTTGTATGAAATGTGGATGGATCAGATTTAGATATCACGTGGAGGGATTATTCATAGATGATTTCTTAATTTGTTAGCGCCTATCATGCTCATCCATGTGACATTTGTTTTTCCATACATCTAGTCCCTCCAAACCAACCTGATGGACTATATGGTGGATTGTTGGGTTTGCATGATAACACCTGGAGATGGATTTGCAATAAATTTTCCTCCTAATTATAACTTAGAATAGTCGTTGAAATTTACACAAGAATCGCAGGCCAAGAAAAAAAATGGTTTGCAACTCTGGAGATTGGAGCCAACCAAGACAATAAGTTTTTGAAATCTCACCTTAAATCCCAGATTCGTACAGTACCATCCTCTGAACCTGAGTACATCCAGTTCCCATCACAATGGAACCCCACAGCCATAACATTACTAGTATGTGAATCATAGCTAATTACCTGCCAGGTGCATTTTGATTAAATATGGAAAAGGAAATGGTGGCCCACAATGGCTGCTGTTGTAAACAGATACATACCGGTTGAGGGCTATTGGAGTTAACGTCAAAAAGACGGATATGAGGATTGCCAGCAGCAGCTAAAAAACGCTTGTCTGGGGTTATCTCAAGGCGATTAACTTGCTGCAAACGAGAGGTTACAATAGACTTAAGGTACAAAACATTGGTATAAAACTAGATTGCTCTAATCTtaaagtgaatcaccatatccCAAGCTTTGGTCCATAAGTTACTATGTGTATGTAGAACAATTTTTGTTTTGTCGCACAGCATGTCAATGAAGAAGCTCAATTTAACCATCCAAATCAGCCTCATTGGTTTTGTAGCAATTGATAATATATTGCAATGACAAAAATCGAGCCTACCTCATTGGTTTTTGTTTTTGTTGGCTAGTATCAGTCACGTTGACAACATATAGAGGTACCTACCTCATTGGTTTTGTAGCATAAAAAATGCACAGACCGAGATCATATTAAGCCAAGATTCTTATAAAAAGTACATCTACAAAAAGCTTACTGTGGTTATCAAAATGAAAGAAGAAAAATATAGGGAACGTGACTATGACAAACAGCAGGTAACTTGGCATCTAATACTGATTTTTTTTCACCAGTCAGAAAAAGGAATCAATAAAGAAAATCATCTTATCTGTTACTCCCTCTGTCCCATAATGAAGGCATATTTTGATTTGAAAATGTCAAAGTTCATCAATTTTGAGCATTGATTAGTCAGACTATATCTAGACTTAGTGTACAAAAATTGCATCATATATTCGTGTTTGAAAGGATTTTTATGACAAAAATGATTTTGTAGCAACTGACAATATATTGCAAGAGCAATTAAAGGTTGAAAAATTTACCTTCAAAGACTTTCTCCTAAAAATACTAGCCTTACATTGATGGATAGACAGAGGGAGTATATGCAAACCGAATGACAAGAGTTCTAACAACCCAGAGTCAATACTTACAGAGTCTGGATACTGAATCGTGCGATAACAGCGACCGCTCTTGGCTTCCCAAAACCTGATCGTGTGATCATAGCTTGCAGTTGCTAGAATGACAGAAGGTTGCGCCATTTTGCACCTTTAGCCTGCCAATACATCAACACTACACAATATGGGGGAGTTCCTTTGGGTATTCTGGAGGAAAATTATGTTAAACACTTCATTTGTTATACCTGGACCACTAAACCCTACTAAATTCATAAACCCGTTTGCTTGAACTGATCCACACAACCAGTAGTTCAGATACTGAGATACACCCACCAGTACATTCAAATTGACAAGGCCCAAGGAATAGGGCACGACGCCGTAGCAGTCACACTTACAGGGGCTAGCGGAGGCGAGGCGGCGAGGATGCTGGATGGCCAGCGGCGGTTGCGAGCCCCCGCTGTCCTGCGGCGCTGGCGCAGCCCAGGCGCACCGCCGGGTGGCCCCGTAGAGGGCCTCGGGTTGACTAACGCTGACGTGAGCGCCGCCGGTTGTCTGGATCGGGACTCGGGAGGAGCAAGCG from Panicum hallii strain FIL2 chromosome 9, PHallii_v3.1, whole genome shotgun sequence includes:
- the LOC112874668 gene encoding serine/threonine protein phosphatase 2A 57 kDa regulatory subunit B' beta isoform-like isoform X2, with protein sequence MFNKIIKRGNRKSARGDSAEPGARPAAPSSSSGGGGGGAGGAAPVTVNHASRASAATPSSPTSPHVAPSALATNPAAGAASPPLLEPLPLLRDVAAADRPGLLLRKLRLVAAIFDLSDSLKHPREKEAKRQALLELVDYVQAPAQAAGANAPARLPDHVQEALVAAISANIFRTLPPALHESAATIDPGATPDDEEEPYLDPAWPHLQLVYDLLLRYVVSPDTDTKVAKRYVDHAFVLRLLDLFDSEDPREREYLKTVLHRIYGKFMVHRPFIRKAINNVFYRFIFETQRHNGIGELLEILGSIINGFALPMKEEHKLFLARALIPLHKPKSVAIYHQQLSYCIVQFVEKDYKLADTVIRGLLKYWPVTNCQKEVLFLGELEEVLEATQPAEFQRCMVPLFKQIGRCLNSSHFQAVRGGVATHPLQDA
- the LOC112874668 gene encoding serine/threonine protein phosphatase 2A 57 kDa regulatory subunit B' alpha isoform-like isoform X1; its protein translation is MFNKIIKRGNRKSARGDSAEPGARPAAPSSSSGGGGGGAGGAAPVTVNHASRASAATPSSPTSPHVAPSALATNPAAGAASPPLLEPLPLLRDVAAADRPGLLLRKLRLVAAIFDLSDSLKHPREKEAKRQALLELVDYVQAPAQAAGANAPARLPDHVQEALVAAISANIFRTLPPALHESAATIDPGATPDDEEEPYLDPAWPHLQLVYDLLLRYVVSPDTDTKVAKRYVDHAFVLRLLDLFDSEDPREREYLKTVLHRIYGKFMVHRPFIRKAINNVFYRFIFETQRHNGIGELLEILGSIINGFALPMKEEHKLFLARALIPLHKPKSVAIYHQQLSYCIVQFVEKDYKLADTVIRGLLKYWPVTNCQKEVLFLGELEEVLEATQPAEFQRCMVPLFKQIGRCLNSSHFQVAERALFLWNNDHIVSLIAQNRGAIFPIIFEALERNIQSHWNQAVHGLTANVRKMFLDMDSELFEECQQQYMEKQAKAKEIQEQRESAWRQLEAVAAKAAGDDMVLVN
- the LOC112878150 gene encoding target of rapamycin complex subunit wat1-like; this translates as MAQPSVILATASYDHTIRFWEAKSGRCYRTIQYPDSQVNRLEITPDKRFLAAAGNPHIRLFDVNSNSPQPVISYDSHTSNVMAVGFHCDGNWMYSGSEDGTVRIWDLRTATCQREYESRAAVNTVVLHPNQKELISGDQNGNIRVWDLAANSCSCELVPEVDTAVRSLTVMWDGSMVVAANNRGTCYVWRLLKGTQTITCFEPLHKLQAHDGYILKCLLSPEFCDPNRYLATASSDNTVKIWNVDGFKLERTLVGHQRWVWDCVFSVDGAYLITASSDTTARLWTMSTGEAIRVYQGHHKATVCCALHDGAESAPS